Proteins from one Streptomyces sp. NBC_00289 genomic window:
- a CDS encoding 3'-5' exonuclease codes for MAWHQELLVGFDLETTGTDPLVARIVTGAVIEVRGGQPMGHREWLADPGVEIPADAVAVHGISNERAAGEGRPADQVADAIADVLVTYWKTGVPVVAYNAAFDLSLLAAELRRHGLPSLRDRLGGGLDPAPVIDPYTIDRWVDRYRRGKRNLEAVCTEYGVALDSAHDASADALAAARLAGAIADRHPKIAALGPAELHRRQIEWYAEWAADFQDFLRRKGNPAAVVDAVWPLRELADEPA; via the coding sequence ATGGCCTGGCACCAGGAGCTGCTGGTCGGCTTCGACCTGGAGACGACCGGGACCGATCCGCTCGTCGCACGGATCGTCACGGGAGCCGTGATCGAGGTCAGGGGCGGACAGCCCATGGGACACCGGGAATGGCTGGCGGACCCGGGCGTGGAGATCCCGGCGGACGCGGTGGCCGTCCACGGGATCAGCAACGAGCGCGCCGCCGGCGAGGGCCGGCCGGCCGACCAGGTCGCCGACGCCATCGCCGATGTCCTCGTCACCTACTGGAAGACGGGCGTCCCGGTGGTCGCCTACAACGCGGCCTTCGACCTGAGCCTGCTCGCCGCCGAACTCCGGCGCCACGGACTGCCGTCCCTGCGCGACCGACTGGGCGGCGGCCTGGACCCCGCGCCGGTCATCGACCCGTACACCATCGACCGCTGGGTCGACCGCTACCGCCGCGGAAAGCGCAACCTCGAGGCAGTCTGCACGGAGTACGGAGTCGCGCTCGACTCCGCCCACGACGCCTCGGCCGACGCCCTCGCCGCGGCCCGGCTGGCCGGCGCGATAGCCGACCGCCACCCGAAGATCGCGGCCCTCGGCCCGGCGGAGCTGCACCGCCGCCAGATCGAGTGGTACGCCGAATGGGCGGCGGACTTCCAGGACTTCCTGCGCCGCAAGGGAAACCCGGCGGCCGTGGTCGACGCGGTGTGGCCGTTGCGGGAATTGGCGGACGAGCCGGCCTGA
- a CDS encoding phosphotransferase enzyme family protein — protein MDEARARDVLAAAGVPAGPAEDARLLALGENAVFAAGDLVVKVGRDAELLDRARNELAIAVWLAEAGVPAVRAADPGARLVEGHPVTVWHRLSDAVRPAEPRDLAELLRLVHALPTPSPDVLALPPRELLGGVERWLRLAGDAVDPADAAYLRERRDGFAAASAALTPRLSPGPIHGDALPRNVHVGPDGPVLVDLETFSSDLREHDLVVMALSRDRYGLPAEAYDSFTETYGWDVREWEGCRVLRGARETASCAWVAQHAPSNPRARAEFERRVASLRDGDETVRWYPF, from the coding sequence ATGGACGAGGCGCGGGCGCGGGACGTACTGGCGGCGGCGGGCGTGCCGGCCGGCCCGGCGGAGGACGCGCGGCTGCTCGCCCTGGGCGAGAACGCGGTCTTCGCCGCCGGTGACCTGGTCGTCAAGGTGGGCCGCGACGCCGAACTCCTGGACCGGGCGCGCAACGAGCTGGCCATCGCGGTGTGGCTCGCCGAGGCGGGCGTGCCCGCGGTACGGGCGGCGGACCCCGGGGCACGGCTGGTCGAGGGACACCCGGTGACCGTGTGGCACCGGCTGTCCGACGCGGTACGGCCCGCCGAACCACGGGATCTGGCCGAACTGCTGCGGTTGGTCCACGCGTTGCCCACCCCCTCCCCCGACGTCCTCGCGCTGCCGCCCCGCGAGCTGCTGGGCGGGGTGGAGCGCTGGCTGCGGCTCGCCGGTGATGCCGTGGACCCGGCGGACGCGGCGTATCTACGCGAGCGCCGCGACGGCTTCGCGGCGGCCTCGGCCGCGCTCACTCCGCGGTTGTCGCCCGGCCCGATCCACGGGGACGCGCTGCCGCGCAATGTGCACGTCGGCCCGGACGGCCCGGTCCTGGTGGACCTGGAGACCTTCTCCTCCGACCTGCGCGAGCACGACCTGGTGGTCATGGCCCTCTCCCGGGACCGCTACGGCCTGCCGGCCGAGGCCTACGACTCCTTCACCGAGACGTACGGGTGGGACGTGCGCGAGTGGGAGGGCTGCCGGGTGCTGCGGGGTGCCCGCGAGACGGCCAGTTGCGCCTGGGTGGCCCAGCACGCGCCGAGCAATCCCCGGGCGCGGGCCGAGTTCGAGCGGCGGGTGGCGTCCCTGCGGGACGGGGACGAGACGGTGCGCTGGTATCCGTTCTGA
- a CDS encoding copper amine oxidase, translated as MRVNRIGRVRKGAAVGFSLAALAAGATTGAGPAAAQPKAAPAAAAECSAAYRIEQTLSSGTTWRMCWHYNTKAGLVLEDISYQPKGETKPIKVLNSARLGQIDVPYDDGSVEYDDLTGFGFAQGLMNLASGECPGGTIKTVKVPDAWDPQHPDVKGLCTTTRSRGHAYRMQGDSANKVFQAQGKDLLVYTVNQVGWYEYMTEWRFQDDGTINMNVGATGSLSYEDYDAGDGRGWPIGKGAKAYATSHSHNVFWRLDFGLDGSSKNKVEQYDSKVTAPASGQEAPTNKTTRTKVTKELAGDTKPYRWWRVVSATGKNKDGHARSYEIVQGPTTRYPGRSFTKHDVFVTQYNKCEQYASNNPGNCAAGAGKSVDKWVNGQTLTHPVVWMNVGFHHIARDEDQQPMPIHWQGFSIAPRDVTAMNPLTPAELASQNGHWQPGS; from the coding sequence ATGCGCGTCAACAGAATCGGTCGTGTCCGCAAAGGGGCGGCCGTGGGCTTCTCGCTGGCGGCCCTGGCTGCCGGTGCCACGACGGGTGCGGGACCGGCCGCCGCCCAGCCGAAGGCCGCTCCCGCGGCCGCCGCCGAGTGCAGTGCCGCCTACCGGATCGAGCAGACGCTCTCCAGCGGCACGACCTGGCGGATGTGCTGGCACTACAACACCAAGGCCGGGCTGGTCCTGGAGGACATCTCCTACCAGCCCAAGGGCGAGACCAAGCCGATCAAGGTCCTCAACAGCGCCAGGCTCGGCCAGATCGACGTCCCGTACGACGACGGAAGCGTCGAGTACGACGACCTCACGGGCTTCGGCTTCGCGCAGGGCCTGATGAACCTGGCGTCGGGCGAGTGCCCCGGCGGCACCATCAAGACCGTCAAGGTCCCCGACGCCTGGGACCCGCAGCACCCGGACGTCAAGGGTCTGTGCACCACGACCCGCTCCCGCGGCCACGCCTACCGCATGCAGGGTGACTCCGCGAACAAGGTCTTCCAGGCCCAGGGCAAGGACCTGCTCGTCTACACGGTCAACCAGGTCGGCTGGTACGAGTACATGACCGAGTGGCGTTTCCAGGACGACGGCACGATCAACATGAACGTCGGCGCGACCGGCAGCCTCAGCTACGAGGACTACGACGCCGGTGACGGCCGCGGCTGGCCCATCGGCAAGGGCGCCAAGGCCTACGCCACCAGCCACAGCCACAACGTCTTCTGGCGCCTGGACTTCGGCCTCGACGGCTCCTCCAAGAACAAGGTCGAGCAGTACGACTCGAAGGTCACGGCGCCCGCCAGCGGCCAGGAGGCCCCGACCAACAAGACCACCCGGACCAAGGTCACCAAGGAACTCGCGGGCGACACGAAGCCCTACCGCTGGTGGCGCGTGGTCAGCGCGACCGGCAAGAACAAGGACGGACACGCGCGGTCGTACGAGATAGTCCAGGGGCCGACGACCCGGTACCCGGGACGCAGCTTCACCAAGCACGACGTGTTCGTCACCCAGTACAACAAGTGCGAGCAGTACGCCAGCAACAACCCGGGCAACTGTGCCGCCGGGGCGGGCAAGTCCGTCGACAAGTGGGTCAACGGGCAGACCCTCACCCACCCCGTGGTCTGGATGAACGTGGGCTTCCACCACATCGCCCGGGACGAGGACCAGCAGCCCATGCCGATCCACTGGCAGGGGTTCTCCATCGCCCCCCGTGACGTCACCGCCATGAATCCGCTCACTCCCGCCGAGCTGGCGTCGCAGAACGGACACTGGCAGCCCGGCAGTTGA
- the glgX gene encoding glycogen debranching protein GlgX, translating to MQVWPGEAYPLGATYDGAGTNFAVFTEAADRVELCLLHDDGSETAVELRESDAFVRHAYVPGIMPGQRYGFRVHGPFAPERGLRCNSAKLLLDPYARAISGSVHWGEEVYGYHFGAPDKRNDLDSAPHTMTSVVVNPYFDWGDDRRPRTEYHHTVIYEAHVKGLTMTHPGLPEELRGTYAALAHPAIIEHLTELGVTALELMPVHQFVNDHRLVDMGLNNYWGYNTIGFFAPHNAYASWGDRGQQVLEFKSAVRALHEAGIEVILDVVYNHTAEGNHLGPTLSFRGIDNPQYYRLTDDPRYYMDTTGTGNSLLMRSPHVLQLIMDSLRYWVTEMHVDGFRFDLAATLARQFHEVDRLSSFFDLVQQDPIVSQVKLIAEPWDVGEGGYQVGNFPPLWTEWNGKYRDTVRDLWRGEPRALAEFASRLTGSSDLYQDDGRRPLASINFVTCHDGFTLHDLVAYNDKHNDANGEDNRDGESHNRSWNCGVEGDTDDPAVLELRARQMRNFMATLMLSQGVPMISHGDEVARTQHGNNNAYCQDSELAWVQWPDGEDQGGELLAFTRAIVRLRRDHPVFRRRRFFHGRPVEGTHDELSDIAWFTPEGKEMAQRDWDSAQASALSVFLNGNAISEPGARGERITDDSFLLMFNASPEPLEFVVPVNHGRQWQVVVDTAATDGVPADAGRKVQAGDRLTLVDRSMAVLQRPV from the coding sequence ATGCAGGTCTGGCCTGGAGAGGCATATCCACTCGGTGCCACGTACGACGGCGCCGGCACCAATTTCGCGGTCTTCACCGAGGCCGCGGACCGAGTAGAGCTGTGTCTGTTGCACGACGACGGCTCGGAGACGGCGGTGGAGCTGCGCGAGAGCGACGCGTTCGTCCGGCACGCCTACGTGCCCGGCATCATGCCGGGACAGCGGTACGGATTCCGCGTGCACGGCCCCTTCGCCCCCGAGCGCGGCCTGCGCTGCAACTCGGCGAAACTGCTGCTCGACCCGTACGCGCGGGCCATCAGCGGGTCGGTCCACTGGGGCGAGGAGGTCTACGGCTACCACTTCGGCGCGCCCGACAAGCGCAACGACCTGGACTCGGCGCCGCACACGATGACCTCGGTCGTGGTCAACCCCTACTTCGACTGGGGCGACGACCGGCGGCCGCGCACCGAGTACCACCACACGGTGATCTACGAGGCCCACGTGAAGGGCCTCACCATGACCCACCCGGGGCTGCCGGAGGAGCTGCGCGGCACCTACGCGGCACTCGCCCACCCGGCCATTATCGAACACCTGACCGAGCTCGGCGTCACGGCGCTCGAGCTGATGCCCGTACACCAGTTCGTGAACGACCACCGTCTGGTGGACATGGGCCTCAACAACTACTGGGGCTACAACACCATCGGTTTCTTCGCCCCGCACAACGCGTACGCCTCCTGGGGCGACCGCGGCCAGCAGGTCCTGGAGTTCAAGTCGGCGGTCCGGGCGCTGCACGAGGCCGGGATCGAGGTGATCCTGGACGTGGTCTACAACCACACCGCCGAGGGGAACCACCTGGGTCCGACGCTGTCCTTCCGGGGCATCGACAACCCGCAGTACTACCGGCTCACGGACGACCCGCGGTACTACATGGACACCACGGGGACCGGGAACTCCCTGCTCATGCGGTCCCCGCACGTGCTGCAGCTGATCATGGACTCGCTGCGGTACTGGGTGACCGAGATGCACGTCGACGGCTTCCGCTTCGACCTCGCGGCGACGCTGGCCCGCCAGTTCCACGAGGTGGACCGGCTGTCCTCGTTCTTCGACCTGGTGCAGCAGGACCCGATCGTCTCCCAGGTGAAGCTGATCGCCGAGCCGTGGGACGTGGGCGAGGGCGGCTACCAGGTGGGCAACTTCCCACCGCTGTGGACCGAGTGGAACGGCAAGTACCGCGACACCGTACGGGACCTGTGGCGCGGCGAACCGCGCGCGCTCGCCGAGTTCGCCTCCCGGCTGACCGGCTCCTCCGACCTCTACCAGGACGACGGCCGCCGCCCCCTCGCCTCCATCAACTTCGTGACCTGCCACGACGGCTTCACCCTGCACGACCTCGTCGCCTACAACGACAAGCACAACGACGCCAACGGCGAGGACAACCGGGACGGCGAGAGCCACAACCGGTCCTGGAACTGCGGGGTGGAGGGCGACACCGACGATCCCGCCGTGCTGGAGCTGCGGGCGCGGCAGATGCGCAACTTCATGGCCACGCTGATGCTGTCCCAGGGCGTGCCGATGATCAGCCACGGCGACGAGGTCGCGCGCACGCAGCACGGCAACAACAACGCGTACTGCCAGGACAGCGAGCTGGCCTGGGTGCAGTGGCCCGACGGCGAGGACCAGGGCGGCGAGCTGCTCGCCTTCACGCGCGCGATCGTGCGGCTGCGCCGGGACCACCCGGTCTTCCGCCGCCGCCGCTTCTTCCACGGGCGGCCCGTGGAGGGCACCCACGACGAGCTGTCGGACATCGCCTGGTTCACCCCGGAGGGCAAGGAGATGGCCCAGCGTGACTGGGACTCGGCGCAGGCCTCGGCGCTGTCGGTGTTCCTCAACGGGAACGCGATCTCGGAGCCCGGGGCGCGCGGCGAGCGCATCACCGACGACTCGTTCCTGCTGATGTTCAACGCCTCGCCCGAGCCGCTGGAGTTCGTGGTGCCGGTCAACCACGGCCGGCAGTGGCAGGTGGTGGTCGACACCGCCGCCACGGACGGGGTGCCCGCCGACGCGGGCCGGAAGGTGCAGGCCGGGGACCGGCTGACGCTGGTGGACCGGAGCATGGCGGTGTTGCAGCGGCCCGTGTAG
- a CDS encoding Tat pathway signal sequence domain protein produces the protein MRKIVHRHLGKVVAGAAIAVAGTAVMVGITLPGTAGADETGGTGSGSRSASQQAGQEQAAVQPGVVEQAPAEGEKGKGRDPLTDDEIERVEKIAVNRQLFNSSEDVEGDRGPQRLGVDLAEPQDDEVDDPNAPRRAEVSFYDYRDDTLVTKTIDLDTGKIVETGTQHGVQPPLSRAENAEAAALLIADPLGAGLRADYKDAVGKELTSPDQLLLNGAVYRAVPGAQPAVLDKCGEHRCVRLFPKAKNGPWIDARSLVIDLSARKVAQLDRG, from the coding sequence GTGCGCAAGATAGTGCACCGCCATCTGGGCAAGGTGGTGGCCGGTGCGGCCATCGCGGTGGCCGGGACCGCCGTGATGGTCGGAATCACCCTGCCGGGCACGGCGGGGGCCGACGAGACGGGGGGCACCGGCTCGGGCAGCCGGTCCGCGTCCCAGCAGGCAGGCCAGGAGCAGGCCGCCGTTCAGCCCGGAGTGGTCGAGCAGGCACCGGCCGAGGGTGAGAAGGGCAAGGGCCGCGATCCGCTGACCGACGACGAGATCGAGCGCGTCGAGAAGATCGCCGTGAACCGGCAGCTGTTCAACTCCAGCGAGGACGTCGAGGGCGACCGCGGCCCGCAGCGGCTCGGCGTCGACCTCGCCGAGCCGCAGGACGACGAGGTGGACGACCCGAACGCGCCGCGGCGCGCCGAGGTGTCGTTCTACGACTACCGGGACGACACCCTGGTCACCAAGACGATCGACCTCGACACCGGGAAGATCGTGGAGACCGGCACCCAGCACGGCGTCCAGCCGCCGCTGAGCCGTGCCGAGAACGCCGAGGCGGCCGCCCTCCTGATCGCCGACCCGCTGGGCGCGGGCCTGCGGGCGGACTACAAGGACGCCGTCGGCAAGGAGCTCACCTCCCCGGACCAGCTGCTGCTCAACGGCGCGGTGTACCGGGCGGTGCCGGGCGCCCAGCCCGCCGTACTCGACAAGTGCGGCGAGCACCGGTGCGTACGGCTGTTCCCGAAGGCCAAGAACGGGCCGTGGATCGACGCCAGGTCCCTGGTGATCGACCTCAGCGCCCGCAAGGTCGCCCAGCTCGACCGCGGCTGA
- a CDS encoding SAV2148 family HEPN domain-containing protein: protein MGSGGLELPPGDEGHEGNSADVPPGTVSLARPMDAGAIGPELDWDADAWREVRTRAQRAGRAYIWLNLVEQRLRAVVAAVLRPIYEPVHGDEWVVAAAGPAGQEWVQRAVAVREVSRRKGYLLDPADDNVLSFLTLPQLRELMVQHWPCFEPYFDERRDVELALDELEVTRNVVSRNRALSEAVLGQAERASAKLLDILGTGSDVPSARRLPVDAVENLVGDRYADVVAVHSDRVRLMRQFPAEDIFGSARRLDAIGIGLNLLVQNFSGRRLVRLAESGCRVRLLFLNPASSAVKRRERELGMKRGELSRAVEMNILHMRRVRSRLRDPGAFEIQVYDETPRFTAYLVDGDGSDGVAVVQSYLRRARGMEAPVLVLRGGSRVVKPGDIDDSGLFPTYREEFEVAWADSRPVS from the coding sequence GTGGGCTCGGGAGGGCTGGAGTTGCCCCCTGGTGACGAGGGTCACGAGGGGAACTCCGCAGACGTCCCGCCCGGCACGGTGTCCCTGGCCCGGCCGATGGACGCGGGTGCCATCGGGCCGGAGCTGGACTGGGACGCCGACGCCTGGCGCGAGGTGCGTACGCGCGCCCAGCGAGCCGGACGCGCGTACATCTGGCTGAATCTCGTCGAACAGCGGCTGCGGGCTGTCGTGGCCGCCGTTCTGCGCCCCATCTACGAACCCGTCCACGGCGACGAGTGGGTGGTCGCCGCGGCCGGCCCCGCGGGCCAGGAGTGGGTGCAGCGCGCCGTCGCCGTACGCGAAGTGAGCCGGCGCAAGGGCTACTTGCTCGACCCCGCCGACGACAACGTCCTCAGTTTCCTCACCCTGCCGCAGCTGCGCGAGCTGATGGTGCAGCACTGGCCGTGCTTCGAGCCCTACTTCGACGAGCGCCGGGACGTGGAACTCGCCCTCGACGAGCTCGAGGTGACCCGCAACGTCGTCTCGCGCAACCGGGCGCTCTCGGAGGCCGTCCTGGGCCAGGCCGAGCGTGCCTCGGCCAAGCTGCTGGACATACTCGGCACGGGCAGCGACGTGCCGTCCGCGCGAAGGCTGCCGGTCGACGCGGTCGAGAACCTCGTCGGCGACCGGTACGCGGACGTGGTCGCCGTGCACTCCGACCGGGTCCGGCTCATGCGCCAGTTCCCGGCCGAGGACATCTTCGGCAGTGCCCGCCGGCTCGACGCGATCGGCATCGGCCTCAACCTGCTCGTGCAGAACTTCTCCGGCCGGCGGCTGGTGCGGCTGGCCGAGTCCGGCTGCCGGGTACGGTTGCTGTTCCTGAACCCGGCCTCCAGCGCGGTCAAGCGGCGCGAGCGGGAACTCGGCATGAAGCGCGGTGAGTTGAGCCGCGCCGTCGAGATGAACATCCTGCACATGCGCCGGGTCCGCTCCAGGTTGCGCGACCCCGGCGCCTTCGAGATCCAGGTCTACGACGAAACCCCCCGTTTCACCGCGTACCTCGTCGACGGCGACGGCTCGGACGGCGTCGCCGTCGTGCAGTCCTATCTGCGGCGGGCGCGGGGCATGGAGGCGCCGGTGCTGGTGCTGCGCGGCGGCAGCCGCGTGGTCAAGCCGGGCGACATCGACGACAGCGGTCTTTTCCCGACATATCGCGAGGAGTTCGAGGTGGCCTGGGCGGATTCGCGCCCTGTGTCCTGA